A genomic stretch from Insulibacter thermoxylanivorax includes:
- a CDS encoding S-layer homology domain-containing protein, with protein sequence MKLSKIAASLGLALAVGLFSPRSEAEAKTFSDVSADYWAKAEIEYLTDRGIINGYRRRSAEEGQLIGFLCMLFGCELWYG encoded by the coding sequence ATGAAGTTATCGAAGATCGCCGCATCCCTGGGACTTGCTCTGGCTGTCGGCTTATTCAGCCCAAGAAGTGAAGCCGAGGCCAAAACGTTCAGCGATGTCAGCGCGGACTACTGGGCGAAGGCGGAGATCGAGTATTTGACGGATCGCGGCATCATCAATGGTTATCGACGCCGATCAGCTGAGGAAGGTCAGCTGATCGGCTTTTTGTGTATGCTGTTTGGCTGCGAGTTGTGGTATGGTTGA
- a CDS encoding FAD-dependent oxidoreductase yields MRDVTMQKRQRVIDQALRMFAERGYENVSVDEILQEAGISKGTFYHYFESKEDILLDFGKSQIEIIDRWEEDSPKNIASLEGHIQRLFMELSDSLKEMPRLIGSMLALAVQHEKVGESYAGLYSRLHKALSKWIPEEEKVDALITVYIGALLQWSLEDGGDLNDMVQQRLKVLWHGIVDDDGKLRITPIDRSRKIRVGVIGGGLAGLTAAAYLSEHPNIEGILFERSPQLGGRAFTYEKEGFTLNYGAHAIYGIDRHTISTVRRELGLSFSSKQVDKRQVIYEKNGRMTPAPLDAINMLRTELLGPMEKVRFVGEIVSIVTNIHKMKNYAALGDFLAESTVSDEIKELWEHLVCSNFFISPEDARKVPGQVICEYYQNLFLAQRPVSYILGSWAVITNQLSQKVERSGRWELSVREAVEEVAAEGEQFRLTTKKRSELFDYVIIAMPVQHAAKLLKGTPWESELAPYENNESTEVLVYDVGLKRVVNRPFSYISDIDRKVFISDISATDHTIAPPDGQLLQGIAYLHDNFESDEERKAYQERRVAEMEQLFDRHYPGWRDEIVVKRMSKKAMVQSVKHIAGNRMLPVQLEGVPFFFCGDGCEGKGQLAERAFSSAREAARLLVKSLQ; encoded by the coding sequence ATGCGGGATGTTACGATGCAGAAGCGCCAGCGGGTCATCGATCAGGCGCTGCGAATGTTCGCTGAACGCGGTTATGAAAACGTATCCGTGGACGAGATTCTCCAGGAAGCGGGGATTTCGAAGGGGACGTTCTACCATTATTTTGAGAGCAAAGAGGATATCCTGCTGGATTTCGGCAAGAGCCAGATCGAGATCATCGATCGCTGGGAGGAAGACAGTCCGAAGAACATCGCCTCTCTGGAAGGGCATATCCAACGTCTGTTCATGGAGCTGTCCGATTCTCTCAAGGAGATGCCGAGGCTGATCGGCAGCATGCTCGCCTTAGCTGTGCAGCATGAGAAGGTCGGCGAATCCTATGCAGGGTTGTACAGCCGCCTGCATAAGGCGCTCAGCAAATGGATCCCGGAAGAAGAGAAGGTCGATGCGCTGATCACGGTGTATATCGGCGCTTTGCTGCAATGGTCGCTGGAGGACGGCGGGGATCTGAACGACATGGTGCAGCAGCGGCTGAAGGTGCTGTGGCATGGCATCGTCGATGACGACGGCAAGCTGCGGATCACACCGATCGACCGCTCGCGCAAGATTCGTGTCGGGGTGATCGGCGGAGGTTTGGCCGGTTTAACAGCGGCCGCCTATCTCAGCGAGCATCCGAACATCGAGGGGATCCTGTTCGAACGCAGTCCGCAGCTGGGAGGAAGGGCATTTACTTATGAAAAAGAAGGCTTCACCCTCAATTACGGCGCTCATGCCATCTACGGGATCGACCGCCATACGATCAGCACGGTTCGCCGGGAGCTGGGGCTCTCCTTCAGCAGCAAGCAGGTGGATAAGCGGCAGGTCATCTATGAGAAAAACGGACGAATGACACCGGCGCCCCTCGATGCGATCAACATGCTGCGAACGGAACTGCTCGGACCGATGGAGAAGGTGCGCTTCGTCGGCGAGATCGTCAGCATCGTCACCAACATCCATAAGATGAAGAATTATGCCGCACTCGGAGATTTCCTCGCGGAGTCGACGGTGAGCGATGAGATCAAGGAGCTGTGGGAACACCTCGTCTGTTCGAATTTCTTCATCTCGCCGGAGGATGCGCGCAAGGTGCCGGGTCAGGTGATCTGCGAATATTATCAGAATCTCTTCCTCGCGCAGCGGCCGGTCAGCTACATCCTGGGCAGTTGGGCGGTGATCACCAATCAGTTGTCGCAGAAGGTCGAGCGTTCCGGAAGATGGGAGCTGTCGGTGCGGGAGGCCGTCGAGGAGGTGGCGGCGGAAGGGGAGCAGTTCCGCTTGACGACGAAGAAGAGAAGCGAGCTCTTCGACTATGTGATCATCGCCATGCCGGTGCAGCATGCGGCGAAGCTGCTCAAGGGAACGCCCTGGGAAAGCGAGCTTGCCCCTTATGAGAACAACGAATCGACGGAGGTGCTGGTGTACGACGTCGGTTTGAAGCGGGTGGTGAACCGGCCGTTCTCCTATATCAGCGATATCGATCGCAAGGTGTTCATCAGCGACATCTCGGCGACGGATCACACGATCGCGCCGCCGGACGGTCAACTGCTGCAGGGTATCGCTTATCTGCATGACAACTTCGAATCCGATGAGGAGCGTAAAGCTTATCAGGAGCGGCGCGTGGCGGAGATGGAGCAACTCTTCGACCGCCATTACCCCGGTTGGCGTGACGAGATCGTCGTGAAGCGGATGTCGAAGAAGGCGATGGTGCAGAGCGTGAAGCATATCGCGGGCAATCGCATGCTGCCGGTGCAGCTGGAGGGCGTGCCGTTCTTCTTCTGCGGCGATGGCTGCGAAGGGAAGGGGCAGCTGGCGGAGCGAGCCTTCTCCAGCGCACGGGAGGCAGCGCGGCTGCTCGTGAAGAGTTTGCAGTAG
- a CDS encoding S-layer homology domain-containing protein — protein MKMRKMFIILAALLLLTPPQLVHAEHDQAYVGIEELLAESDEVDGTDAEGAESYAESGETYDDARESVTDSVSVESYADSENAYAATDEALAESVETDAETGESVAETGEANDYTGDPSSETAASLPFPDIRGHWAEEIIMQYADGGIINGFPDGTFRPDQPVTTAEFIVMVINSGTRVDEQGVRDWDEAFLERIVTQSKKNILKFAGHDFSYGDPWYQNYVDMAMNISLIGRFQFEEEYTKPLTREKAASIAVNFSMVYDGFIQNEYGDIAATIFKDFRHFSSMYARFAGKAAILGLMQGGPGGEFNPQRQLTRAEALTIISRIHDKSLREPAEIDLSPYPYAIVPGANGYPDQVHIFMNEKQKEVYEIIVQAVRHEDDFFSIQEFSSFYFYEDESQYERHMESRDLLDGLLRYDLGVGPLGSGFDLVIKATEETLDRYENILDILLESILYDDYIEAKLFILENYKKIHETEYITNYYSEKEVGDYKILISYFYREIPYFSIRFE, from the coding sequence ATGAAGATGAGAAAGATGTTCATCATCTTGGCAGCACTGCTGCTGTTAACACCGCCGCAGTTGGTGCATGCTGAGCACGATCAGGCTTATGTGGGTATTGAGGAGCTTCTTGCTGAGTCTGATGAGGTTGATGGGACTGATGCAGAAGGCGCGGAGTCTTATGCTGAGTCTGGAGAAACTTATGATGATGCCAGAGAATCTGTTACAGATTCCGTTTCTGTTGAGTCTTATGCAGATTCTGAGAATGCTTATGCAGCAACCGATGAAGCTCTTGCAGAATCTGTTGAGACTGATGCTGAAACTGGTGAGTCTGTTGCCGAAACCGGTGAGGCAAATGACTATACTGGTGACCCCTCTTCGGAGACGGCCGCATCCTTGCCTTTCCCGGATATTCGAGGGCATTGGGCGGAGGAGATCATCATGCAGTATGCGGATGGCGGCATCATCAACGGCTTTCCTGACGGAACCTTCCGGCCGGATCAGCCAGTGACGACGGCGGAGTTCATCGTGATGGTTATAAACAGCGGTACACGCGTGGATGAGCAAGGAGTGCGCGATTGGGATGAAGCGTTTCTGGAACGGATCGTCACGCAGTCGAAGAAGAACATCTTGAAGTTTGCCGGGCATGATTTTAGTTACGGAGATCCTTGGTATCAGAACTATGTGGATATGGCGATGAACATCTCGCTCATCGGCAGGTTTCAATTCGAGGAAGAGTATACAAAGCCGTTGACTCGGGAGAAAGCAGCATCCATCGCTGTGAATTTCAGCATGGTATATGATGGGTTCATTCAGAATGAATACGGCGATATAGCGGCGACGATATTTAAGGATTTTCGGCATTTTAGCAGCATGTATGCACGTTTTGCCGGCAAGGCAGCTATTCTCGGACTGATGCAAGGCGGTCCGGGCGGGGAGTTCAATCCGCAGAGGCAGCTGACGCGGGCTGAGGCATTGACGATCATCTCCCGCATCCATGATAAGAGCTTACGTGAACCTGCTGAGATTGACTTGAGTCCGTATCCGTATGCGATCGTACCCGGAGCAAACGGCTATCCGGATCAGGTGCACATCTTTATGAATGAGAAACAGAAAGAGGTTTATGAGATTATTGTACAGGCTGTTAGACATGAAGATGATTTTTTCTCAATTCAAGAGTTTTCTTCTTTTTATTTTTATGAAGACGAAAGTCAATATGAAAGACATATGGAATCTAGAGATTTGCTTGATGGATTACTAAGATATGACTTAGGAGTAGGACCTTTAGGATCAGGATTTGACCTGGTGATCAAAGCAACTGAAGAAACACTAGATAGATATGAAAACATTTTAGATATTTTATTAGAATCGATCTTATACGATGATTACATAGAAGCAAAGCTATTTATTTTGGAAAATTACAAAAAAATACATGAGACTGAATATATCACAAATTACTATTCTGAAAAAGAAGTAGGGGACTATAAAATACTTATAAGTTATTTCTATAGGGAAATTCCTTACTTTTCTATTCGATTCGAATAG
- a CDS encoding PKD domain-containing protein, translating into MPSIFPPILLAETQYELCIRLYKNRFDVPPGFPYCSTNGYPFQQKLWDDLGVIVYGNPELLPFNQGPRNFKAGYADPQHEIDYPDGGGPLTPKHPYFTKNGVKGEYRYLGYDRNGQPYVNPYFIPDMRVQKGSERTWVYRPWSNPLLKNVSNQPSNISPMLASVYRSLDDIYQLNRVNEVNSIIKSQAVQVKYSTFAEDPNKNLFDYIYVTQDPTVWAPGAGTMWSIDHTGKIWYSSHVIDQRKMKYNTPVKAGIEPGPGITPNYKMEKQIHDTFELPYRVSGRLLDDAYYHNRYDRVKYYTRDDVKSWALTVTVKHPGKSAVTLGTYTGNDLVIDHGRAYAYTDVKIPIRKPDYPEGGTMVITVTAQVTFGDGEKRQHVTSYQQGFGVTPPPLPDPPDEPDDPGSPSHPGGGDPPSSDPDPIYCSPNIGDHAIDILPFTDVSETTDLSRVRSVYVTVNGQVVSYEQFFSGRYIFGDDADGLNHVYVEYRLSSGLKCTFDKWVLVHDSKPRAEFDMDGGTWKENRTIFVRNTSSQAVDPYVEARYPIVSHEWSFEALDGSTGERKMGTDTDLYKELMYTKPGRYQISLTTTNALGRVSDAYVVQFSIIEDVPPAIIQHAYSSEAARGETITFYNHVVSIDGDEIVNEVHRIYYDERGDESYSKLVDTIFGPLTEYTPRHGLGQYKVVTTAEEVFGQLTLTQHLTEDSKRSSASETYFKVENYIPYADIYADLPYEQAEVEIFFMLDKNLAQAKIDYVNQNVIGITNRFRQESLDPLVKKWDMKTYTYSKSVSTSRNTGSSYPSSTYYYDQEGYSGTLQRYSVSNNPYTTHHTRTETVTENRTYYEYTCSKTWPGSPWMLWDVKVCGNHTEDMWYKVVTETITRTIEVPYTITHDNYTGYYSGTVYRHVREPYRTPWESTTSAKYIVYISDGNISEPADFTNVVQKSDAQVILAGKSSIRNQAPHDHYITNNGQSIESIIQTVVEKIAALNPPRASMTVLVNQPFTMHTIEIDPEDDPIIQPQTLYVHDPNYYDNPQGRASYAVSEYDANHYQSQLLRNSLDKPGLYTIYRRVRDNPVSKPQYSYYSNEAYMSIAAHRKPIAQAVLDWTYNPATGLYETTWVDQSYDLDHQYRDPQRGIRERKIRFRRNSGEWLYYIPDELTAGSYELEYTVRDIEGAWSDPYKLTFTLAEEPPPQIDAKARAELARFSLRNIPASEQLRIYEIWTRYPYRHDLEVAIYNSAATTRMTTPVTVANHTGTKRGSDIYWEDIVYTIPETLPDGQYVLRLSAVGQNGIRADIDFPIRVNTPINLVPNLASELLTGELTALEATTSKYASSVTVTMFRGTRYENRQELAGTRKGDLKTWHASYQVPVIPDGHYQVRFTAVTPNGNSQSIDRTVEVINNRPPVADFTWSPSTIWEGDTVSFSNRSYDPDGDPLTYSWRITYPDGTVYTSNKQHIELRLTQIGNHAVQLTVSDGRFTDMKQAVLAVRELTLGADVHHTDHWYEHHREAGHETEVHPKDYYSGEKFLLNAMTSPVPVQRVSAVLVAVDRQGQPVQVETVLESVRDSEHYKGELYDESFSSLDEGLAVGLHAVKFRVRYMNGTVKTAIVPIRIIGHVLESAGVHRRQ; encoded by the coding sequence ATGCCATCAATTTTCCCTCCAATACTCTTAGCAGAAACTCAATATGAACTATGTATTAGATTATATAAAAACAGATTTGATGTACCTCCAGGATTTCCTTACTGCAGCACAAACGGATATCCATTTCAGCAAAAGTTATGGGATGACTTAGGAGTTATCGTATACGGAAATCCAGAGCTGTTGCCTTTTAACCAGGGGCCAAGAAACTTTAAGGCGGGTTACGCTGATCCTCAGCATGAAATAGATTACCCCGATGGGGGCGGTCCTCTTACTCCCAAACATCCGTATTTTACGAAAAACGGGGTTAAGGGGGAATACCGTTATCTTGGTTATGATCGAAACGGGCAACCTTATGTAAATCCGTATTTCATACCTGATATGAGAGTACAGAAAGGTTCTGAAAGAACTTGGGTTTACCGTCCGTGGTCTAATCCTCTATTAAAAAACGTTTCTAATCAACCTAGTAATATCAGCCCGATGTTAGCCTCTGTTTATAGAAGTTTAGATGATATATACCAACTAAATCGAGTAAACGAAGTCAACAGCATCATCAAATCACAAGCCGTACAAGTCAAGTACTCCACCTTCGCAGAGGATCCGAATAAGAACCTATTCGACTACATCTATGTGACGCAGGATCCTACGGTCTGGGCGCCGGGAGCGGGGACGATGTGGTCCATTGACCATACGGGCAAGATCTGGTATTCCTCGCATGTAATCGACCAGCGGAAGATGAAGTACAACACACCGGTGAAAGCCGGAATCGAACCGGGACCGGGCATCACACCCAATTACAAGATGGAGAAACAAATCCACGACACCTTCGAACTCCCTTACCGAGTAAGCGGCAGGCTGCTGGATGATGCCTATTACCATAACCGCTATGATCGGGTGAAGTATTATACAAGAGATGATGTAAAAAGCTGGGCCCTCACGGTCACCGTTAAGCATCCGGGCAAATCAGCAGTTACCCTTGGCACCTATACAGGCAATGATCTGGTGATTGACCACGGCCGAGCTTACGCTTATACGGATGTGAAGATACCGATCCGCAAGCCCGACTATCCCGAAGGGGGAACGATGGTGATCACGGTAACCGCACAGGTCACCTTCGGAGACGGGGAGAAGCGGCAACATGTCACCAGTTATCAGCAAGGATTCGGAGTCACCCCGCCGCCTCTGCCGGATCCGCCCGATGAACCCGATGACCCCGGCTCTCCATCCCATCCGGGAGGAGGCGATCCGCCTTCGAGCGATCCCGACCCCATATACTGCAGTCCGAACATCGGCGATCACGCCATCGATATCCTGCCCTTCACCGATGTCTCGGAGACGACGGATCTGTCGCGGGTCAGATCGGTCTATGTTACGGTGAACGGCCAGGTCGTCAGTTATGAGCAGTTTTTCTCCGGCCGATATATCTTCGGCGATGATGCCGATGGACTGAATCATGTCTATGTGGAGTATCGTTTGAGCTCGGGGCTGAAGTGCACCTTCGACAAGTGGGTGCTTGTCCATGATTCCAAGCCGCGGGCGGAATTTGATATGGACGGCGGCACTTGGAAGGAGAACCGTACGATCTTCGTGCGGAATACGAGTTCGCAAGCGGTTGATCCCTATGTGGAAGCTCGTTATCCGATCGTCAGCCATGAGTGGTCGTTCGAGGCGCTGGATGGCAGCACCGGCGAGCGCAAGATGGGAACGGACACGGATCTCTACAAGGAATTGATGTACACCAAGCCCGGACGCTATCAGATCTCGCTTACGACGACCAACGCCCTTGGTAGAGTATCGGATGCCTACGTGGTCCAGTTCAGCATCATCGAGGACGTGCCGCCGGCGATTATCCAGCATGCATACTCGAGCGAAGCGGCGCGCGGCGAGACTATTACCTTCTACAACCATGTGGTCAGCATCGACGGCGATGAGATCGTAAACGAAGTGCATCGCATCTATTATGACGAGCGGGGCGACGAGTCTTACAGCAAACTGGTCGATACGATCTTCGGTCCCCTCACGGAATACACGCCGAGGCACGGTCTTGGTCAGTATAAGGTGGTTACGACGGCTGAAGAGGTGTTCGGCCAACTGACGCTCACACAGCATCTTACGGAAGACAGCAAGCGTTCTTCGGCGTCGGAGACCTATTTTAAGGTAGAGAATTATATCCCTTACGCAGACATCTACGCGGATCTCCCCTATGAACAGGCGGAAGTCGAGATCTTCTTCATGCTGGACAAGAACTTGGCACAAGCGAAGATCGATTATGTGAATCAGAACGTCATAGGCATCACGAATCGCTTCCGACAGGAGTCCTTGGATCCGCTCGTCAAAAAATGGGATATGAAAACCTATACCTACTCTAAATCCGTCAGCACATCAAGGAACACAGGAAGCAGTTATCCCAGCTCGACCTACTATTATGATCAGGAGGGTTACAGCGGCACGCTGCAGCGCTACAGTGTCAGCAACAATCCCTATACAACCCATCACACGCGAACTGAAACGGTCACAGAGAACAGAACCTATTATGAATATACTTGTTCCAAAACCTGGCCGGGTTCACCCTGGATGCTGTGGGATGTGAAGGTATGCGGCAATCACACAGAAGATATGTGGTACAAAGTCGTTACCGAGACGATCACGAGGACAATCGAGGTTCCATATACGATCACCCACGACAATTACACAGGGTACTACAGCGGCACCGTTTACCGCCATGTCCGCGAGCCTTACCGCACGCCTTGGGAAAGCACGACTTCTGCTAAGTACATCGTATATATCAGCGACGGTAATATCAGCGAGCCGGCAGACTTCACGAACGTTGTCCAGAAGTCCGATGCGCAGGTGATCTTGGCAGGGAAATCGAGTATCCGGAATCAAGCTCCCCATGATCATTACATCACCAACAACGGTCAATCGATCGAATCCATCATTCAAACCGTTGTGGAGAAAATCGCAGCTCTGAATCCGCCCCGTGCCTCAATGACCGTGCTGGTCAATCAGCCGTTCACGATGCATACGATCGAGATCGATCCGGAGGATGATCCGATCATCCAGCCGCAGACGTTATACGTGCATGACCCGAACTATTACGATAACCCCCAAGGTCGCGCTTCCTATGCCGTATCTGAATATGATGCGAATCATTACCAATCCCAGCTGCTCCGCAACAGTCTGGACAAACCCGGGCTGTATACGATCTACCGCAGGGTTAGAGACAATCCCGTCAGCAAACCGCAGTATTCCTATTACTCCAACGAAGCCTATATGAGCATCGCCGCCCATCGCAAGCCGATCGCACAAGCGGTGTTGGACTGGACCTATAACCCTGCAACCGGACTCTATGAGACGACTTGGGTGGATCAATCCTATGATCTGGATCATCAATATCGGGATCCGCAGCGGGGCATACGGGAGAGGAAGATACGGTTTAGGAGGAACAGCGGTGAATGGCTGTATTATATTCCAGATGAATTGACAGCGGGGAGCTACGAATTGGAATATACCGTCCGTGATATCGAGGGTGCTTGGTCGGATCCCTACAAGCTGACCTTCACGCTCGCTGAGGAGCCGCCGCCGCAGATCGATGCGAAGGCGCGGGCAGAGCTGGCTAGGTTCAGCTTGCGCAATATTCCAGCCAGTGAACAATTGCGAATCTATGAGATCTGGACGAGATATCCTTATCGGCATGATTTGGAAGTAGCGATCTATAACAGCGCAGCAACGACTCGAATGACGACCCCGGTGACCGTGGCCAATCATACGGGGACGAAGCGGGGGAGCGACATCTACTGGGAGGATATCGTCTATACGATTCCAGAGACGCTGCCGGATGGGCAGTATGTTTTACGCCTAAGCGCTGTTGGACAGAATGGGATTAGAGCGGACATCGATTTCCCGATTCGCGTGAACACCCCGATTAATCTTGTGCCGAATCTGGCATCAGAATTGTTAACAGGAGAACTCACCGCCCTGGAAGCAACTACGAGCAAATATGCAAGCAGCGTTACCGTTACGATGTTCAGAGGTACGAGATATGAGAACAGACAAGAGCTTGCAGGAACGCGAAAGGGTGACTTGAAGACATGGCATGCATCCTACCAAGTTCCGGTGATTCCTGACGGACATTATCAGGTCAGATTTACGGCTGTTACACCCAACGGCAATTCGCAGTCCATCGATCGGACTGTAGAAGTGATCAATAATCGTCCGCCCGTTGCAGATTTTACTTGGTCGCCCAGCACGATCTGGGAAGGGGACACGGTATCCTTTAGCAATCGATCTTATGATCCCGACGGGGATCCGCTCACCTATTCCTGGCGTATCACTTATCCGGATGGGACGGTATATACATCGAATAAGCAGCATATTGAACTGCGCTTAACACAGATTGGAAATCACGCTGTTCAATTGACGGTATCCGACGGAAGGTTTACGGATATGAAGCAGGCGGTTTTGGCGGTACGAGAATTGACCCTTGGTGCCGATGTGCATCATACGGATCACTGGTACGAGCACCATCGTGAGGCAGGACATGAGACGGAGGTGCATCCGAAGGATTATTACTCGGGTGAAAAATTCCTGTTAAACGCCATGACGTCTCCCGTCCCTGTTCAGCGAGTGAGTGCTGTATTGGTCGCTGTTGATCGGCAGGGGCAGCCGGTGCAGGTGGAGACCGTACTAGAAAGTGTTCGGGACAGTGAACATTACAAGGGTGAACTTTATGATGAGTCCTTCTCCTCACTGGACGAGGGTTTGGCGGTCGGCCTGCATGCTGTTAAGTTCCGTGTTCGCTATATGAATGGAACGGTGAAGACGGCGATCGTTCCTATTCGCATCATCGGGCACGTGTTGGAATCGGCGGGGGTTCATCGGAGGCAGTGA
- a CDS encoding nucleoside phosphorylase: MFLPVLKLNSEDLPDRAVVCGDPGRAKLIADRMEDAKELAYNREYRTFVGTYQGVCIAVVSHGVGCPGAAVCFEELIRGGVKTLIRVGTAGSYTQDLPPGSLVVSTAAVRTDGLTAQLVPEGFPAVADPELALALYNQASQVEGINTAKGITLTLDVFYNGVVEFPHKLYKQAGVLAVEMEISALYTIASLRGAKAAAIVATDGYADADLADVYDPYTDAVSKAVEAEMDIALRTLASL; encoded by the coding sequence ATGTTTCTGCCAGTCTTAAAGTTGAATTCCGAAGATTTGCCTGACCGCGCTGTCGTCTGCGGCGACCCCGGCAGAGCGAAATTGATCGCTGATCGTATGGAAGATGCGAAGGAACTGGCTTATAACCGGGAATACCGCACCTTCGTCGGCACGTATCAGGGGGTTTGTATCGCGGTTGTCAGCCACGGTGTCGGCTGTCCGGGGGCAGCGGTGTGCTTCGAAGAGCTGATCCGCGGCGGTGTGAAGACCTTGATCCGCGTTGGCACAGCCGGTTCCTATACTCAGGATCTGCCTCCCGGAAGCCTCGTCGTCAGCACGGCGGCGGTACGCACGGACGGCTTGACCGCACAGCTGGTACCGGAAGGATTCCCTGCTGTGGCTGATCCGGAACTGGCTTTGGCCCTCTACAACCAAGCTTCGCAAGTAGAAGGAATCAACACGGCCAAGGGAATCACCTTAACCTTGGACGTGTTCTATAACGGTGTCGTGGAATTCCCGCACAAACTGTACAAACAAGCAGGCGTTCTCGCGGTGGAGATGGAGATCTCCGCGCTCTATACCATTGCTTCGCTTCGCGGAGCCAAAGCGGCTGCCATCGTTGCCACCGACGGTTATGCCGATGCGGATCTGGCGGATGTCTATGATCCTTATACCGACGCAGTCAGCAAAGCTGTGGAAGCGGAGATGGATATTGCGCTGCGCACATTAGCATCGCTGTAA